A genomic window from Candidatus Dormiibacterota bacterium includes:
- the rho gene encoding transcription termination factor Rho, producing the protein MTAAQLGEKTKVELNELSKQFDIPTPVKLKKDELIAAILETQSSRSGLEMASGILDILPEGYGFLRRGGYIIGPDDIYVSQTQIRRFELRRGDHVEGQVRRPKESEKYYGLIRVDKINELDPEAIKGRSLFEKGTPIYPNERFRLEVRSTQLSTRVIDLFCPIGLGQRALIVSPPKAGKTTLLKNIANAISINHPQAHIIALLVDERPEEVTDMQRTIDGEVVASTFDEHPENHTAVAELTMDRAKRLVELGKDVVILLDSITRLARAYNQVVPNSGRTLSGGLDTASLHKPKRFFGAARKIEEGGSLTIIATALIETGSKMDDIIFEEFKGTGNMELNLTRKLAESRVFPAVDIKRSGTRHEELLLSTDEMRKIWMLRRATAVLNTGDITEIILDKMAQTRTNEEFLQSVTKEALSMSRGYEDGGNSR; encoded by the coding sequence ATCACCGCCGCTCAACTCGGCGAGAAAACGAAAGTCGAGCTGAACGAACTCTCCAAGCAATTCGACATCCCTACACCCGTGAAACTCAAAAAAGACGAGTTGATCGCGGCGATTCTCGAGACCCAGAGCTCGCGCTCGGGCCTTGAAATGGCCAGCGGCATCCTCGACATCTTACCGGAGGGTTACGGCTTCCTCCGACGCGGCGGCTACATCATCGGTCCGGACGATATCTACGTGAGCCAGACTCAGATTCGCCGTTTCGAACTGCGGCGCGGCGACCACGTCGAAGGCCAAGTGCGGCGCCCGAAAGAGAGCGAAAAGTACTACGGCCTCATTCGCGTCGATAAGATCAACGAACTCGACCCCGAGGCCATCAAGGGCCGCAGCCTCTTCGAAAAAGGCACGCCGATCTATCCGAACGAGCGCTTCAGGCTCGAGGTGCGATCGACGCAACTCTCGACGCGCGTCATCGATCTCTTCTGCCCGATCGGTTTGGGACAGCGTGCGCTGATCGTCTCTCCGCCGAAAGCCGGCAAGACGACGCTGCTCAAGAACATCGCTAACGCGATCTCGATCAATCATCCGCAGGCGCACATCATCGCCTTGCTGGTGGACGAACGCCCCGAAGAAGTCACCGATATGCAACGCACGATCGATGGCGAGGTTGTGGCGTCGACGTTCGACGAACATCCCGAAAATCACACCGCGGTGGCCGAGCTGACGATGGACCGCGCCAAGCGGCTCGTGGAACTCGGCAAAGACGTCGTGATTTTACTCGATTCGATCACGCGTTTGGCCCGCGCGTACAACCAAGTGGTGCCGAACTCCGGCCGCACGCTATCGGGCGGTTTGGATACCGCATCGTTGCATAAGCCGAAGCGGTTCTTCGGAGCCGCGCGAAAGATCGAAGAAGGCGGTTCGCTCACGATCATTGCGACCGCGCTCATCGAGACCGGTTCGAAGATGGACGACATCATCTTCGAAGAGTTCAAAGGAACCGGTAACATGGAACTCAACCTGACGCGCAAACTCGCCGAGTCGCGCGTCTTCCCGGCCGTCGATATCAAGCGCTCTGGTACGCGCCACGAAGAACTGCTCCTCTCGACCGACGAGATGCGCAAGATCTGGATGCTGCGGCGCGCAACGGCGGTACTCAATACCGGCGATATCACCGAGATCATCCTCGACAAAATGGCGCAGACGCGCACGAACGAAGAGTTCTTGCAGTCCGTCACCAAAGAGGCGCTCTCAATGTCGCGCGGCTACGAAGACGGCGGCAACAGCCGCTAG
- a CDS encoding pseudouridine synthase, translating into MTMDKPADGIRLNKYLAQAGVASRRYADLLIARGKVRVNGKTVREMGTIVSLSDRIDVSGTPVSVRDEPTYLVLHKPIGVMTTMRDPQGRRTIVDLLPKNIPRVVPVGRLDFDTAGVLLMTNDGDLANRLLHPKYGVDKTYRAGISGRLSPEDIKRLGEGIAADSFQAAGAKVRVVSVRAGYSVVDITVHEGRNRQVRKMFEALGHPVQTLVRLRFGPISLGDLGLGLVRGLTERELTALQRIAEQPEERRTP; encoded by the coding sequence ATGACCATGGATAAGCCCGCCGACGGCATTCGGCTCAACAAGTATCTGGCGCAGGCGGGCGTGGCCTCGCGGCGCTATGCCGATTTGTTGATCGCTCGCGGCAAGGTTCGCGTTAACGGTAAGACCGTCCGAGAGATGGGGACGATCGTTTCGCTCTCCGACCGGATCGACGTGAGCGGCACGCCGGTGAGCGTGCGGGACGAGCCGACCTACCTCGTGTTGCACAAGCCGATCGGCGTGATGACGACGATGCGCGACCCGCAAGGCCGACGCACCATCGTCGATCTCTTACCTAAGAACATTCCGCGCGTCGTTCCGGTCGGCCGGCTCGATTTCGATACCGCCGGCGTGCTGCTGATGACCAACGACGGCGATCTTGCCAATCGCCTTCTCCACCCGAAGTACGGCGTGGACAAGACCTATCGCGCCGGAATCTCGGGACGACTCTCCCCCGAAGACATCAAACGTCTGGGTGAGGGCATCGCTGCCGATTCGTTCCAGGCGGCCGGTGCCAAGGTCCGGGTCGTTTCGGTCCGGGCCGGATATAGCGTGGTGGATATTACCGTGCACGAGGGCCGCAATCGCCAAGTGCGCAAAATGTTCGAGGCGCTCGGCCACCCGGTGCAAACCCTCGTGCGCTTGCGGTTCGGACCGATCTCGCTCGGCGATTTGGGGCTGGGGCTCGTCCGCGGGCTGACCGAGCGCGAGCTGACGGCCTTGCAGCGTATCGCCGAGCAGCCCGAAGAACGTCGCACCCCATAA